The following coding sequences are from one Arthrobacter crystallopoietes window:
- a CDS encoding long-chain-fatty-acid--CoA ligase — protein MTVTSVIPADIQPANDTPLSPLRFLQRSAEVFGRKTAIIHGDRSYSYQDFANEAQRLAKAIRNRIEPGDRVAFLCPNVPELLIAHFAVPLAGGVLVALNTRLSPREIQYILEHSESKLVFVDSEFLGSLAGMQAQLPELAEVVEVSDSTVTPARPVAATSGAGTLATTGYEQFLASAPAEPDLPWGVVDERTPITLNYTSGTTGRPKGVLYSHRGAYLNALGETFHNGFTGDTRYLWTLPMFHCNGWCTPWAVTAAAGTHVCLRAVRADAVWDAVDNQGITNLCGAPTVCSIIAEADQAHPLESPLRLTTAGAPPSPTIIGKLEALGITVVHVYGLTEVYGPNTICEHQPEWDSLPAAERAEKISRQGVGMLQADSARVVDTEMNDVPADGKSIGEIVLRGNNVMLGYYKDEEATAEAFHGGWFHTGDLGVMHADGYIQLKDRAKDIIISGGENISTIEVEQAIVSHPEVLDAAVVGVPHEKWGERPMAFVIRSSTATVNDARLRAHLRERLAGFKLPDRILFTDELPRTSTGKVMKADLRASALQAAAAQDAQEPVS, from the coding sequence ATGACAGTGACGTCAGTAATTCCCGCCGACATCCAGCCTGCCAACGACACTCCCCTGAGCCCGCTGCGTTTCCTGCAGCGTTCGGCCGAGGTGTTCGGCCGCAAGACCGCCATCATCCACGGTGACCGCAGCTACAGCTACCAGGATTTCGCCAACGAAGCCCAGCGGCTGGCCAAGGCCATCAGGAACCGGATCGAGCCGGGCGACCGGGTGGCGTTCCTCTGCCCGAATGTTCCTGAACTGCTGATCGCGCACTTCGCTGTGCCGCTGGCCGGCGGCGTGCTGGTGGCACTCAATACCCGCCTGTCGCCGCGGGAAATCCAGTACATTCTGGAACATTCGGAGTCCAAACTGGTGTTCGTGGACTCCGAGTTCCTGGGGTCGTTGGCAGGGATGCAGGCGCAGCTGCCCGAACTCGCCGAAGTCGTGGAAGTCTCCGACAGCACGGTCACACCGGCCCGACCGGTGGCTGCGACCAGCGGCGCCGGCACCCTCGCGACCACCGGCTACGAGCAGTTCCTGGCCTCGGCACCGGCGGAGCCGGATCTGCCCTGGGGCGTGGTTGATGAGCGCACGCCGATCACGCTGAACTACACTTCGGGAACCACGGGACGGCCCAAAGGCGTGCTCTACTCGCACCGCGGCGCCTACCTGAATGCCCTCGGCGAGACTTTCCACAACGGTTTCACCGGCGATACCCGCTACCTATGGACGCTGCCGATGTTCCATTGCAACGGCTGGTGCACCCCGTGGGCCGTCACCGCCGCAGCCGGCACGCACGTTTGCCTGCGTGCCGTCCGCGCCGACGCCGTCTGGGACGCCGTCGACAACCAGGGCATCACCAACCTGTGCGGCGCGCCGACTGTCTGCAGCATCATCGCCGAAGCCGACCAGGCACACCCGTTGGAGTCGCCGCTGCGGCTCACGACGGCGGGAGCACCGCCGTCGCCAACCATCATCGGCAAGCTCGAAGCCCTCGGAATCACGGTTGTCCACGTGTACGGATTGACCGAGGTGTACGGCCCGAACACCATCTGCGAGCACCAGCCGGAGTGGGACTCGCTCCCCGCTGCGGAGCGGGCCGAGAAAATCTCCCGCCAGGGAGTGGGCATGCTGCAGGCGGACAGTGCCCGGGTGGTGGACACCGAGATGAACGACGTGCCCGCGGACGGGAAGAGCATTGGCGAGATCGTCCTGCGCGGCAACAACGTCATGCTCGGGTATTACAAGGATGAGGAAGCCACCGCGGAAGCGTTCCATGGCGGCTGGTTCCATACCGGGGACCTGGGCGTCATGCATGCCGACGGCTACATCCAGCTCAAGGACCGGGCCAAGGACATCATCATCTCCGGCGGCGAAAACATCTCGACGATCGAAGTCGAGCAAGCCATCGTCTCCCACCCCGAGGTGCTGGATGCCGCCGTCGTCGGCGTTCCGCACGAAAAGTGGGGCGAGCGGCCGATGGCATTCGTGATCCGCAGCAGCACCGCCACCGTCAATGATGCGCGCCTGCGCGCTCACCTGCGGGAACG